DNA from Fortiea contorta PCC 7126:
TAAGCCGTAAAATTTTAAATCTTGTACTTCACCAGGAACACCACCATAAACTCCATTTTTATTACCAAAAGTAGCGACTTGGACTGGTTCACCTGTGATTTTATAAATCAAAACTTGCTGTAGCGGGCCATTTTCTGTGACTAAAAGTCTACCTTGATGGTCTACGGCGATCGCTGTCGGATCTACAATATTTTGAATTTGCTCTGGTAATTGTTTTCCGGTTGGGGAATAATGGATAATTTTAGCAGGTTCTTTTCCAGTTTTTCGTTGAATTACCCAAAGATTTGCTTGTTTATCAACAGTTATTACTCCTGGTCTAGTCACGCTAAAGCTACGGATTTCTTTCATGGAATCTGGATGAAAAACCCGAATTTTATTAGCAGCAAAATCACTCACATATAATTCTTTCCCCGCAGTTGCTAATCCAGTCACTTCACTTTTAGTGCTGATAATTAACATACTTTTATCCCAGCCATTTCCCCCTGTAAAAGGTGCAGGTTTTCCAGATAAATCGTAGCGTCTGACGCAATACCAAGTTTTACCATCTGGGGGATAACCTTCATCCACTTTGCCAATTGCACCCTGACTCATGGCAATATAAACATATTTGTTATTCGCTGTTACCGCTTTACCGCCAGCACGATTCCAACCGTGGAGATCATCAAGCATTCCTACAGGATTAGCATCTTTATAAATTCCCGCTTCCCTACCAGCTTCATCCCAAATACTATTAGTATAAACAGTGCCGTCAGCAGCAACATACATCCCATCTATATTATTCTGTACCCACTTTTTTCCACCACCGAAAGTATTACCTATCCACGATGTTTTATATGTATTTGTAGGTGCGCCATTTACAGTCCATAGCGTTGTGGTACTAACATAAGTAAAAATAAATCCAATAATTAGACAGAGCAAGAATGTAAATAGTTTTTCTTGGCGTAAGTGTCTGTCACGAGAGATTCTTTTGAGCCGACGATTGATATTTTGTTGTAAACGTCGCAGTTTTCGTACTGACCTATTTTTCATAAAGCTTCTGGTTTTATATTGCTTTTAAACTCATGAATTGTGCAACAACGAATTAGTTAAAAGCCAGAAATAAAACAATTTTTCTAGCGGCTGACTAGTAACTAATGAAATTTAATGCAATCAACACAAGTTCAGAATAAAAGTTAATTAATTCTAGGATAGACTGCTGGCAATAGTAACTTTTACAAGAAATAGCTAAATACAAAAACTTCAGGGTAAATTAAATTACTATCACCTGAGCGATTTATCTTTTTCTCTATCCCCAACTTTTGCCAGAAGTCTAGTTGCAACTTTTATGAATTGGTATGTTTATTTACCCACTATCACTGAAGATTCTCTAACTGAGAGATGAATAGTTATTTAGACTTAATAACCCATCTTTTTGTGAGCAGGATATCTACATAGATAACAAATGTTTGATGTTAAATAAATCAAGTTCACACAAATTTTATAAAAATCATATGTGTTTTTAACTTTAAATCACAGAATATTTGTGCAAGTATTAATAGCTACTTTTTTGATTGAGAATAATAGTAAATTTAAACACAAATGGTTTTAAGTAGTTAGAAATCATACAACTTCATTGACACTAGGAAATAAATAATTTATATTTGGTGCTTTCATGAAGGATGAAGGATGAAGGATGAAATTACTTTATTTATCAAGGGGGCTGTAATTGAGGAAAAAGCTTAATTTTTTTGTCCACGGCTTTTGTTTTTATCCTTTACAGTTCATACTTATTTCGTTAAAAATGACTAAATATAATTAACAGCTAAAGAGATTTAATGTTGAGATGTTGATAAATACAAACATACTCAACACATTACAGGAGAAAATATATATGGAAGATGATAAAAATAAATTTGCAGCCAAGTCTGCATCTATTCTGACTTTAGGAACTGGTTGGTTTCCCCAAAGTCCTGGAGGATTGGAACGCTATATTTATGAATTAACTCATCAATTAGCAGCAAATCAAGACCTAGTAGAATTATGTGGCGTCGGTTTACCGGAAACTCAAGCGAATTTGTCGATTAAATTAACTAATTTAGCTGCTGTAGATAGCGCAATTTGGCAGAGACTATGGTCTATTCGTAGTAATTTTCAGAAAACTCGGTTAGGGAAACCAGATGCAATTAATTTGCATTTTGCATTATATAGTTTTCCTATTTTAGATATTCTTCCGAAAGGAGTACCAATTACTTTTAATTTTCATGGACCTTGGACTGCTGAGAGTGAAGAGGAGGTAGCTAGTCGGAGATTTAGTACTTGGGTCAAACGCAAGGTAATAGAAGAAAATACTTTTAACCACTGCGATCGCTTTATAGTTCTCAGTCAAGCATTTGCCAATATTCTACATCAAAGATACCAAATTCCCTGGCAAAAAATTCATATCATCCCCGGTGGAGTTGATATTAATCGGTTCCAAACAAATTTATCACCGCAAGCAGCCAGAATCAAGTTAGGCTGGTCTGAAAATCGCCCTATTTTATTTACATCTCGGCGCTTAGTACATCGAGTTGGACTTGACAAATTGTTGCAAGCAATAGCAATAATTAAGTTGAGAATTCCTGATGTTTGGCTAGCGATCGCAGGTCGTGGTCACATCCAAAGTATACTACAACAACAAGTTATTGAATTGGGACTAGAAAACAACGTTAAATTTTTAGGTTTTCTCCCCGATGAAGATTTACCCATAGCCTACCAAGCTGCTAATTTAACTATTATGCCTAGTCAATCATTTGAAGGATTTGGATTAGCAATAGTAGAATCTCTAGCCTGTGGAACTCCAGTTTTATGCACTCCTGTTGGAGGAATGCCGGAAATTATATCACCCTTTTCACCAGATTTAATTACTAGTTCTACTGAAACAATAGCTATTGCTGAAAAATTAGAACAAGTGCTCCTACAAAAAATTAATATACCTTCCCGTGAGCAATGTCGCCAGTATGCTATTACTAACTTCGACTGGCGGATAATTGCTCAAAAAGTCCGCAATATCCTCTTAGCTGAAAAAATTTAATTAGTTATTAGACCTCTTATAAAAGTCCTTCTTTGCGTTCTCATTAATATGATGAAACTTCTATTTTTAGATCAAAGTGGTAAGCCAGGGGGCGCAGAATTATGTTTAATTGATATTGCTAAACCTTACCGCGATCGCTCTCTTGTGGGTTTATTCGTTGACGGCCCTTTTAAAAGTTTATTAGAACAGCATCAAATCCCTGTTACCGTTTTTGCTACCCAACCGATTACAGTTCGCAAATCCAGCAATTTATTCCAAGGATTGGGTAGTTTAAAACAACTCATACCTCTACTAATTGAAGTAGTCAAAACAGCCCGCAACTACGATTTAATTTACGCGAATACTCAAAAAGCTTTAGTTATTGGCGCCTTAGCTAGTTTCTTCTCTCGCCGCCCTTTGGTTTATCATTTACATGATATTCTTTCAAAAGAACATTTCAGTAAAACTAACCGACAAATTGCTGTAACTTTAGCTAATCGCTTTGCATCTTTAGTAATAGCTAATTCCCAAGCGAGTCAAACAGCTTTTGTCACCGCAGGAGGAAAACCAAATATCACCACTGTTGTTTATAACGGTTTTCATCCCCAAACTTACCAAATTGATGCATCAACAGTTCAAGAATTACAACAACAATTAGGATTACAAGGACAATTTATAGTCGGACATTTTAGCCGTCTCGCACCGTGGAAAGGACAGCATATTTTAATTACTGCACTTGCTCAATGTCCGCCAGAAGTGACAGCAATTTTAGTAGGTGATGCACTATTTGGTGAGCAAGATTATGTCCAACAATTACATCAACAAGTTGTAGCCCTGGGTCTAGAAAATCGTGTCAAATTTTTAGGATTCCGTGCAGATATTCCGCAATTAATGGCAGCTTGTAATTTAATAGCACATACCTCCACTTCTCCAGAACCTTTTGGTAGAGTAATTGTAGAAGCCATGCTCTCAGGAACACCCGTAGTTGCAGCTAAAGCTGGCGGTGCAATGGAATTAGTAGAACATGGAGTGAATGGTTTTCTGGTGACGCCAGGAGAACCCCAAGAATTAGCACAAGTAATTACGACTTGTTTGATGGAAACAGAAAATAGTAAAAATATCGCTAATCATGCCAGATTTACTGCTAGTCAGCGGTTTGATGTAAAAAATATTAATCAACAAATTTCGCAGTTATTAAAGCAATGGGAAATAAACATACAAAAATAGGGAAGCGGCTCAGAAAAAAGCCTTTCTCCCCTCCTACAAAACTATTAGACCTGCTTTAGGTAGGGTGTGTTAAAGCAAAGCGCAACGCACCGCTTGATTTGGTTACAAACCCACTAATTCTCGTGATTCAAAATCGGTGAGTTGTTGAGCGATCGCTAATCTAGCTTCCAATTTAGCTACACTAAACTGGTTACGCAGATATTCTACATGGGCGATCGCATTGGCTTTTTCTGATGTTAAACGGATCAAGGTGTCCATCGCTTTTTGATACTCTTGATTTATCAACAGCACTTCAAAGCGTCGCGCTTTGCGTTGAGCATCATTTTTCAAGTCTATTTCAAAAGCTGCAGTGCGATCAGCGTTACCCTCAAATCGGTTAATCTGTTGCTGAACCGCCATCAACTGAGAGTCTATTTCATTCACC
Protein-coding regions in this window:
- a CDS encoding glycosyltransferase family 4 protein, with the translated sequence MEDDKNKFAAKSASILTLGTGWFPQSPGGLERYIYELTHQLAANQDLVELCGVGLPETQANLSIKLTNLAAVDSAIWQRLWSIRSNFQKTRLGKPDAINLHFALYSFPILDILPKGVPITFNFHGPWTAESEEEVASRRFSTWVKRKVIEENTFNHCDRFIVLSQAFANILHQRYQIPWQKIHIIPGGVDINRFQTNLSPQAARIKLGWSENRPILFTSRRLVHRVGLDKLLQAIAIIKLRIPDVWLAIAGRGHIQSILQQQVIELGLENNVKFLGFLPDEDLPIAYQAANLTIMPSQSFEGFGLAIVESLACGTPVLCTPVGGMPEIISPFSPDLITSSTETIAIAEKLEQVLLQKINIPSREQCRQYAITNFDWRIIAQKVRNILLAEKI
- a CDS encoding glycosyltransferase family 4 protein, yielding MKLLFLDQSGKPGGAELCLIDIAKPYRDRSLVGLFVDGPFKSLLEQHQIPVTVFATQPITVRKSSNLFQGLGSLKQLIPLLIEVVKTARNYDLIYANTQKALVIGALASFFSRRPLVYHLHDILSKEHFSKTNRQIAVTLANRFASLVIANSQASQTAFVTAGGKPNITTVVYNGFHPQTYQIDASTVQELQQQLGLQGQFIVGHFSRLAPWKGQHILITALAQCPPEVTAILVGDALFGEQDYVQQLHQQVVALGLENRVKFLGFRADIPQLMAACNLIAHTSTSPEPFGRVIVEAMLSGTPVVAAKAGGAMELVEHGVNGFLVTPGEPQELAQVITTCLMETENSKNIANHARFTASQRFDVKNINQQISQLLKQWEINIQK